AAACAGAATATCTAAAAGATATTTTACGCGGAGTAATTAAAAGTGAATTTTTATATTATAAAAAAAAAGTACACTTAAATCTAAATAATTACGGTTACTACGTATATATTTGTAATCTTATGGAGATTGAATATTCAGACCACTACTTAAATAAAAATATTTACTACTTAACTGGAGAAGAATTTATTAAAGAATGTCAAACCGTTCTTGACGAGTACAGTGGAGGTGAGGTTTTTTATATTAATCCCGATATTTTGTGCATAATTATCAATGATTTTAATTGTAGAAGTATTGCTAGCAAACAAAATAAACTTTTTGAAATTACTAACAAATTGAATAACGTAACAAAATCTAAGACAGCATTCAGATATATGAGCAGCTATATCAAAGACATTGAAAATATGAGAGATGCTTATGAATCTTTCCATTATTTAAAGGCATATAATTTTTTCTGTTCTGACGCTAAATTACTCACTCAAAAATATATCAATTCAATAAAAAAAGAAATAGACTATCCCCTAGTAGACAACACTCTAAAACAAATAAAAGAACTTATAAATTATGATATTTTTAATTTAAAATTAAATAAGTTAATATATAAACTATTTTTAGATATTGTAAAACCAAGTCTTGACTATAATCTTTATTATTATTGCCAGGCTTCATTATCATCCACATTGGTTGACAGGTATAGCAATCTATATAAAAAAATATTACCAAGGAACTTACCTCACAAAAAAGTATTCTTTACCTCAATAGAGGATAAATGCAGTGAGTTTATAGATTCTATAAATCAGCTCAAGTCTGAGCTTTCCAACAAATATATGATAAAGAATTCTATAGTTATTCAAGTATTAAACTTTATACATATTCACTATATGGAGGATATTACTGTAAATCTTATTGCATCCAGCTTAAATATTAGCAACTCATATTTAAGTCAGATATTTAAAAAAGAGATTGGTACAAGTATTATAAAATATATTATTAACTATAGAGTAGAAAAAGCCAAGGAATTTTTTTCTTCAAGTGACGAACTAATTTACAATATTGCTGAAAAAGTTGGCTTTTCTGATGAGAAACATTTTTCAAAAACATTCAAAAAAATTACTGGTATGACTCCTATGCAGTATAAAAAACAAAATGGGAAAGCCAAATATATCTAAAAGCAAAAGATTAATTATTCATCTAGCGCCTTTTAAGTTAAATATACGTAAGACAAATACATGGCAGTAAATAAATTACTACCATGTATTTTTAGCCAATATCTTTTTTAGCAAATCCTTTAATACTCATAAATATGAAAAATACTAAGTATACACATACATAAACCATCATCCATACACTTGGTGTAGTAGACTTTCCTGATATACCAAAACCAAAACCTGCCATAGGATTAAATGTCCCTAAAGAAGTAAAAATAGTAGAAATCATTTTTCTATAAATTACTTCAAAAGGAGAAATTAAACTTGAAATTATTCCAATTGTGGAAAGAGAATCATTTTTAATATATGCTCCTGCTTGCTCCATTACTCCACCAATTAATCCAAGTACATATAAAGCCACTATTACTATCCCATTATTTAAGGTTTTGAATTTAGTACTTCCATAAAGAGATATTGATAATATAGTCAAAGGCTGCAAAATAAAAAACAAGAATCCCTTAGCAAGTGATGCTATGCCAAAGGTTTCTACCATAGATATTTTATTTGCAGTGGAAATAATAATTACTGCTATATAAAGAAAAATGCTGTATAAAATAATGAGAATAGCTGTACCCATGTATTTCCCAAGTATATATTCCTCTCTCTTAATTGGCTTTGTTAAAATGGTTAAAATAGTTCCATTTTCTATTTCAAAAGAAACCATTCCTATGGAGAGCATTATAGTTAAAAATGCTACAAGTATGCTGGAAAAATAAAACCCAATTATAGAAATAGTTGAAGAAAGATTAGCAATCATATCTATCATGCCATTATTACCAATCGCATTATTACTTGTAAATTTAAAAATAATAGTTAAAAGGATAAGGTACACTATGGTCAATATGCCTATAAAATGAAAGATTTTCTTTCTATAAATTTCCTTAAAAGTGGAAAGTGCAATACTAAACATTATTCTTCACCTCCTTCAATAAGTTTTATAAATATGTCTTCCAGGCTATTTCTGTGAGGAGTAAGTCCATACAGTTTTCCGCCACCTGATATAATTAGTGAAGCAACCTCATGTATTTCATATTTTTCCTTAACATGCATTTTAATATTTTTTCCATCAAAAATAATATCTTCATCAATTTTTTCAAGCTTATTTAAAATTTCATTACTTATATTTTCTACATGAATATCCAAAACAGTGTTTCCTTCTAAAAGATCATTGATTTTTCCTTGTTTTACAATACTTCCTTTACTTATAATAGCTGCACTATCGCAAATCATTTCTACTTCACTTAAAAGGTGACTATTTAAAAATACAGTTTTATCCATATCTTTTAGTTTCAACATAATATCTCTAACTTCTTTTCTACCTATAGGATCTAATGCAGAAGTAGGTTCATCTAAAAAAAGAAGCTCAGGATCACAAAGAAGAGCACTTGCAATTCCTATTCTCTGCTGCATGCCTTTACTATAAGTACCTATTTTACTTTTTTCAGCCCCCTTTAAATTAACAATTTCAAGGACTTCTTCTATTTTCATAGAAGAAGTCTTCTTATCAAGTTTATATAATGAAGAGTGGAAGGACAGGAGGTCTAATCCTGTCATCCATTCTTGATATTTAAAAAGTTCAGGTAAATATCCTATCCTTTTCCTGGTCTCCAAATCCCCAATAGGCTTACCTAATATACGTGCATTTCCTGAAGTGGGAAACAGCAGTCCCACAATGGTTTTTATAAATGTGCTTTTTCCTGCACCATTAGGTCCTAGAAATCCATAAATTTCACCTTTAGATACAGATATATTTATATTTCTGCATCCTTTGTTATTCTCATATATTTTAGAAAGATTTTCTGTTTCAATTACCAAATTTATCACCTCATAGACTTTGCTGTTTCCAGTAATTTATTTTTATCTACATTACCATCAATGCTAACTAAAACATTGTCTTTAAGAATTAAAATGGAAGAATGTTTCTTTTCTTTGTCATTTTGATCGGTATCAAAGCATCCAATGGCTTTCATGCCATTTATATTCATTTCTTCAGCTTTTCCTCCTACATTTGGAATATACAAAGTACTTTTCCAATCCTTCATGGATTTCAGCTGATTTTGCATATCTTGCGGCAGTACTGAAAGATCTGAAAGAGCATTAAATATTTGATCCACATCTGCACCATCAGGTGCCACAATTTCCGGTACTTTGGTTTCTGACACAGCTATACGCTCACCATTTGTTGAATCTTCATACATAATGCTTAACTCTCCAGCCATGTTTAGAGAAAAAGTCTTTCCATCTAAGTCTTTAGGAAACAGCTTTTTTCCTCCTAAAGACTTAAGAAGCCCATTTATATTTTCCACATTTAGGGTGAAATCCATTTTGGAAGGTTTATTTATTAAAATATTCTTTACTTCTTTTGATGGCATATTTTGAGGTATAGATATTGTGAATGGCAGTGTTTTTTTTGCTTCATCTATAGTAACATTTTTTTGTTCACCGCCCTGATATTTAACTTTGCCTATTTTATCAATATTAATATCTGCCTTATGGTTTATGAGTTCAGTTTTAAGTTTTGTAATATCATCCAATGAAATATTTACACTTTTAATATCCTTTGCTCTAAAAATTGAAACTGCATTAATAACTGATGCTCTTATAGGCTCTACAGAAACACAAGTAGTTATGACAAGTGCTGCACAAGCAGCTGCTGCTATTTTTTTATATTTTTTCATATTTCTAAAATCTCCTTTTCTATTTTTTACTTCAATATCCCTATTTTCTATTTCTACATGATTTATTTTAAAATCTCTCTCATAATCCTGAAGCTTTTCCACGGCAAAACTATTTATAGACTTCAATTCTTTATAAACTTCTTTGCATTTTCCACATTGAAAAAGGTGCATTTCTACTTCTTTTATTTCAGTATTACTAAGTTCTCCATCAATATATGCTTGAATGCTTCCTTCACTTAGACACTTCACTTTTTATTCACCTCTCTCTTCTAAGCTTAAATAGCTTTCTTTAAATTTTCTTTGTGCTCTCGATATAAGTGTACCTACAGAGTTTTTATCTACTCCAATCATTTCTGCAATTTCACTATATTTGTATCCTGAAAATTTAAGAACCAGACACATACGATCTCTAGGTGGAAGTGCATTCAGTACTTTTTTAGTTAAATCTACTTCACAATTATTAATTGCAACTTCTTCAATTGAAATAACATTATCTGTTTCTTTTTTGTAAATCATCTCATTTTTTCCCTCATGAATTTTTTTATTTCTTATATAATTGTAGGAAGTATTGGTAGAAACCTTATTTAACCATGCAGCAATGTTATTGTGGTCAGGTGGTGAATTATATAATTTCATAAATACTTCCTGTGCCAAATCTTCAGCTGCATGCATGTCCCCAGTAAGGTAGGAAATTCTTCTGAAGATGGTGTCATAATATTTCTCATATACAGCTTTAAAATTTTGCTCATATTTTTTCTTCTTAAAATAACTGATAACACCCATATTTTTGACTGTATTCCTCCTTCTAGGTACTCTTGTTCAAAAGCTTTTGATTAATATATTCTAGAATATACTTGATACCTTTTTTATTAAATTTGGTATCTATAATATTAACACATAAGTATTAAAAATTATGACAAGAATTATGATATAATTAATAAACTGTTTTAGAATTATGAAAAATAACAATTTTAAATGGAGGTATGCTATAATGAACAAAATTAAATTAAGCAAAGAAAAAAAACAAGAAATGATTTCTACAATAAAGGACTATTTTCTAAACGAAAGAGATGAAGAATTGGGTGATTTAGCCTCAAGCTTGATACTAGATTTTATAGTAGAAGAATTAGCTCCAGAATTTTATAATCAGGGAGTTTATGATTGCTATAAATATATTGCTGATAGAAATGAAGATTTGTTATCCCTTCAAATATATTAACTAATATACAAATTAGGAGAATGTTAAAAATATGATATATAAACATGAAGATAAACGTAATAAAGAATTGAGAGTTGACTGTAAAAAATGTTTTGGATTATGCTGCGTTGCATTATACTTCTCAGCATCCGAAGGTTTCCCAACTAACAAAGACGCAGGTAATCCCTGTATAAATTTGCAATCAAACTTCACCTGCTCTGTTCACAAAAATCTTAGGAACAAAGGTCTTAAAGGTTGTACTGCCTATGATTGCTTTGGTGCTGGTCAAAAATTAGCCCAGATTACCTGCAGCGGGCGTGATTGGCATGAAGACTCTGAATATGCTAAGAAAATGTTTGATGCCTTCTTAATTATGAGACAGCTTCACGAAATACTATGGTATCTTTCTGAAGCTTATACCCTGCAAGCAGATAACAGTATCAAAAAAAATATAAACTCCTTAATTGAAAATACTGAAGGCCTTACTATTCTTGACATTGATTTTCTATTATCACTAGATGTAGAAAATCATAGAAAAAAGGTTAATGTAGTACTTAGAAATACAAGCGAGCTTATACGCTCCAAAGTTCATAAAAAGAACCCTTTATCTCACAGATTAGATTATTTTGGTGCAGACCTGAGAAAAACTAATCTTAGAGGTGCAGACTTAAGGGGAACATGCCTTATTGCTGCAAATCTTAGAGGAGTTGATTTAAGTTATGCTGATCTAATTGGAGCTGACCTGCGAGATGCTGATCTCAGCGGAGCCAATATCTCAAAAAGCATCTTTCTTACTCAGTCCCAAATCAACACAGCTAGGGGTAATTCACATACAAAACTGCCTATAATGATAATCCGCCCAAGATATTGGTCAAAATAATTATAGCTAATATTATTAAACAAACATCCTATGCTATAATTAGAATATAAATAACTTAACTTTCGCACATATAAGATTTTGATTTAATATAAGAACTTTGCGAAGCAATTAATTCACAATGCACGATGCACAGTTCACAATTAAGGATGATTTTCTTCCGTTAAAACTTCAGAAAATCTAAAATATAGCACCATTGAAGCAAAGCTTCAATAAGCTTCAAATTTAAAATTTTTCGCAGCACAGCGGAGAAAAATCTACCGAAATTATGCATTGTGAACTGTGAATTGTGAATTCATTTAGGCCGCAAAGTTTTTAAACTGCGAAAGTTGAGTAAATAATCTATAATATAGTACAAGGAATAAGGGGTTAGTTTATGTTTCATATAGTTGATTTTGAAAAATGGGAAAGACGTGAACACTTTAAATATTATACCAAGCAGCTTAAATGTGCCTATAGTATTACCGCAAATCTTGATGTTACTTTATTTAAGGAATCATTAAGAAAAAATAATTTAAAATTTTATCCTTCATTTATATATTGTGTTAGTTATAACATAAATTCTATGTCGGAATTTCGTATGCGTTTTGGAGAAAACAATCAATTAATTGTATATGATATTGTCCATCCTAACTATACAATTTTTCATAAAGATGATCATACATTTTCAGACATTTGGTCAGAATATACAGATGACTTTTATAAATTTTATGATAATTATAAATGTGATATGAAAAAATACTCACATATTAAAGGTGTAAAAATTAAGCCAAACCAGCCTAAAAATTTCTACTGCATATCTTGTGTCCCATGGCTTACATTTACAGGATATTCAACATACAGCAGTGAATCCAATCCATCTTTAATGCCAATTATAACCTATGGGAAATATCATAAAGAAAACGGAAAATGGTTAATGCCATTTACTGTCACAATATCACATGCAGTGGCTGATGGATATCATGTAAGCAAATTAATTAACAGCATACAAGAAACAATAGATAAATTTAATAAGGAGCTGCACACTAATTGTTAGTGTAACAGCATCCTATATTAACTTTACACGATTTTGGATATATTTTAATGCAAACGCCACTTTATTTCTTTTCCAATAACCACTTTAATGAATCTGTATTAGAATTAAATATAAGTTCTTCAGGAAATTCTACATTCTTTAGCAAGTTGAAACAGTTTGTAAATTCCCCAACATCATAATAAATATGTGCATCACTTCCAAGAATTATTTTTGCCTCATATTTCTTACATAAATTTAAATACTTCTTCTGATTTTCCACTGAATTTTCTCTCTGACTTCTTGAAGATAATGAAGAATTGTTCATTTCCAGCAATATGTTTTTTTCCTTAGCTGCAAGTACTACTTTTTCATAGTCCAGCAAAAATCTATTATCATCTGGGTGACCAATAATTTTTACATATGGATTATCCATAGCTCTTATAATAGATTTTGTATTTTCTTCTACTGTTCCTGCCTTTATACATGGCGGATGCAAACTTGCAATCACATAATCCAATTTTGAAGCTAATTCTTGATTTACATCAATATTTCCTTGAAAGTTGATTATATTTGCCTCAATACCCTTTAGAATTCTAATACCCATTATTTTTTCATTAATAATGCTAAGATTTCCAAAATAAAACGGATGGGCAGTTCCTTCCATAGCCCTTGCATGATCAGATATTCCAAGTACCTTTAGTCCCTTAAGCTTAGCTTCTTCTATATTTTCCTTTAAAGTACTAAAGGCATGTCCACTTGAAATCGTGTGAACGTGTAAATCCATGAGTGCCTTCATTTTTATATCTCCTTACTAATTTTTTATTAAACTTACATTTTCATTAATATCATATTTTTTTAAATTCGAATCATATACTGTAATTAGCTTTCCTTCACAATCTATTGTGTAATGTATTTCCCTACCCTGATACTGTTTATTGACTATTTTACTTTTAATACCATTCTTATCATTGGAAATTTCAAATTGTTCAGGTCTTACTGGATATATATTATTTCTTTTAAAATAGTCAGCTATACCTTTTCCATCATATACAATATTTGTACCTTTTACTTTAAAGCTATCCTTCTCCCATTTTCCCTTAATAATATTACATTTGCTAACAAAGGTAGCAACAAACTCATTCTGAGGATTTAAATATATTTCATTTGGAGTACCTATCTGCTCTATATTTCCATCTCTCATTACTATTATTCTATCCGCCATAGCTAGTGCCTCGCTTTGATCATGAGTAACATAAACTATAGTAGTGCTTGTCACTTTATGAATATTCTGTATTTCCTTTCTTATTTCAATCTTAAGCTCTGCATCTAATGCACTTAGAGGCTCATCCATTAATAACATAGATGGCTTACCCACAATAGCTCTTGCCAATGCTACCCTCTGCTTTTGCCCTCCAGATAACTCACCAGGAAATCTATTTGAAAGTTTTTCCAATCCAGTCATCTTTAATGTTTTGTTAACTAATTTATCCTTCTCTGCATTACTCATATTTCTATGCTTACTACTATCCAGTGGGAACATTACATGCTCTTTTACATTCATATGTGGCCATAATGCAAAGGATTGAAAAACCATTCCTAAATTGCGTTTTTCCACTGGCAGCAGATAATCTTTTGATGAGTATAGTTTTTCTCCATGCATTATAGTACCCTCACAAGGCTTTATGAAACCACCAATTAACCTTAATAATGTGGTTTTTCCGCAACCTGATGGCCCAAGTATAGCAATAAACTCTTTATCCTCGATATTAACAGATATTTTATTTAATGCTGTTGAATTTCCAAACTTTTTAGTTATACTGTCTATCTTAATTGACATCTTTATCCCCCCTGAAATTTTTAATTTTTATTAACTTAGGAATAAAATAAATTGTTAAAACCAATAAAACTATTATTGTTGACATTGCTGAAGAAATGTTATAATTTCCAGCTTGTTGAAAGTTAAAAATAGTAAGTCCTATAGTCTTTGTTCCTGCAGAAGCTAACATTGAAGATATTGTTAATTCAGTCATAGCTGATATATATATTAAAAATGCACTTGATAATACTTGCTTTGATAAAAGCGGAATCATTATATTAAACCAGATTTTTATTTTAGATGCTCCAGCAACCCTCGCTGCTTCTTCGACTGTTTCTTCTACTGTTATTACTGCACTAGTACTGCCCTTTATTTGGAGTATCAGATACCTAGTTACATACGCTATTATCAAGATTTTTATAGTCCCATATATACCAGGTCTAATTCCTGGTAATGGCTCAACCCAGTGAAATATCATAGCCAAAGCTAGAACAATCCCAGGTACTGCATAAGTAAGTGTAGCTGCCATTTCTCCAAGTTTCATTGACTCTGAATCTTTTCTAACTTTAATATAAGCAATAAAAGTACCTATTATTATACAAAATATAGTAGCTGTAGTCGCCAATACTAAACTATTCAGTATAGAAGACCTAACTCCTTCATTGTTAAAAAGAAAACTGTAATTTTCAAAGGATATTGTTTTTAATGTAAACTTTGTACCATATGCTTTTTGAAATGATGAAGTTATCATTGTTATTATGGGGATTATATTTATTGAAGTTAGAAATACAAAAGTAATAATCTCTACAGACTTTCTAACATTTTTGGAGAACTCAATTCTTACTGAATAATCATCTTTTATGCTATCTATATTAATACTTTTTTTAACTAACAGCCCCTGTAAAACTGTTCCTACTATAGCTATAATGGAAATTATTACTGATAAGACAGCAGCATAATTAAAAGAAGCTGGTCCGAAAGCTATAGCTTTCTCATATATATATGTACTCAAAACAGGTATTCCAGAGGATATTCCTAAAAATGCCGGCACTGCAAAATTATCTATTGCTGCTAAAAATGACAGTATTCCTCCTCCAATTAATGCTGGCATTACCTGTGGCAGGTTTATCTTATACAGAGTTTCCCATTTGTTATATCCTAAAACTCTAGATGCCCATTCTAAATCCCTAGGAATTTTTCTGAGCATATTTAAAGTTATAAGATATACTATAGGAACATTGGAAATTCCAAGTACAAATACAATTCCTGGAATTGAATAAATATTTATTTTCCCCATTCCTAATTTTGCAATAATATTATTTATAGTACCATTGGGTAATAATAGATTGCTCCATGAAAGAGTTACAATATATGAAGGTATAATAAACGGTAACAATACTAATAACTCCATTAGCTTTTTTCTTTTTATGTTGGTATAAGCTATCATGAAAGCAAAAATTGCACCCAATAGCATAGAAATTAAATTAGAAACAGCACCTATTATAATGGTATTTTTTATGGATAAAATCGTCCTTTGACTTTTTAGCAATTCACCGTAATTGCCTAAAGAATATCCATTGGACACTTTAAAACTCATAATTACAAGTCTCACTATAGGCATAATAAACGTAATTATAATAAATAAGTAAAATAGTATTTTTAGAATCTTTGATCTATTACATTTCAAAAAGCTTAGCATACAATCCCTCCATGGAAAACAACTTCGTTAAAGATTATTTATTTTCTCACAGAAGTAAATTAATTAAATATAGAACTGAATTTTTTCTTGTCTCCTTCTCTTGCGTTTAATAATTCTTCATTATCCCCAGAAATAGTCTTTAACTCAGTTATAGTTTTTAAACCTTCTGGTGCTTTCACATCAGATTTTATTGGAGCATAACCCATACTTGCCTCTGATGTTTGTCCATCTTTTGAAAGAACATAATCCACAAAAGCTTGTGCTAATTTTGCTTTTTTAGTTGTCTTTAGTATTCCAATCGGTTCTGTAATTACAGGTACTCCTTCAGATGGGTAAATAAACTTAACTGGTGATCCTTGTTTTGCTGCTCTAACTGCCATGTAATCAACAACTATGCCATATGCTTTCTGTCCATCAGCAACAGCTTTAATTATACCTCCATTTCCCTTATCTACAGTTACTTCATTCTTCTTTAATCCTTCATAAAAATTCCATCCTAATCCCTTAGTTCTTGTCACTACGGATAAATTATATGCTGAAGCACCAGAATACAATGGGCTAGGCATAATAACATTTCCTTTTGCTTCTGCCTCTAACAAATCATTAAAAGATTTTGGCTCCGTCTTTACCTTATTTGTGTTTATAACAATACCCGTTGATATTACTTTAGTCCCTGTAAACATATTATCTTTATCAATAAATTGACTATTTATTCCCTTTAATTCAGGTGATTTGTAAGTCAAAAGCATATCTTTATTTTTTAACGTTTGAAAAGTTACTGCATCTGAAACAAATAATACATCTGCCTGAACAGAACTTGATGCTTTCTCAGCAAGCACCTTGCTTACGACTTCTTCAGTTCCTGACCTAAATACTTTAACTTTAATACCTGGCTGTTTCTTGTTGAAACCTTGAATTAACTTTTGAATATCTTCTTCAGGTTGTGATGTATAAAGTGTTATCTCACCATCTAATGAAGTTTTTTTAGCATCTTTTTTCTGTTGACACCCTAATAATCCAGTACTTATAGTTGCTACTGCTAAAAATCCAATTAATATTCTTTTTATCTTTGACATAAAAATTCCTCCTTAATACTTTTTATATAATTAATATCATTGTTAAGAACTGAAACCTCATTACTGTCGTCAAAACCTTCAATTACTAAAGGCTTGTTTTTCTTAGCTAAACTGAAAATTAATTTTGAAAAATCATAGTCTCCTTGATTTAAAGGGATATGAATCTTATTGCCATTTTTATTGCTTATATGTATTTTTGAAATTCCATGGATGTTTTCCAAATAGTGCATCACTTCGTATTCATTACTACAATGTGCAGTATCAACGGTGTATGTAAACTCCCAATATAAATCTTTAAGAACATCTTTAAGTTCAATATCCGTTGTTATAAGTTCCTTTGCTATTTTTTCCATAATTTCAATTGAAATTTTCATTTTCTTTTTTCTCGAATACTCAAGAATGTCTTTTAAGGAAGCTCTTAATAGTTTTTTCTGATATTCTTTAAAACAAACTATACTTTCTTTTCCCGGGTGTACAGTTACTTCTTCTGCTGAAAGATTATAAGCTAGGTCAACAGCTTTAAATATTTCATTTATAGATGTGGCTCTAATTCTTTCATTTATAGAGGACATATTTAGATCCCAACTATAACTATGAATTATTGTTTTTATAGGGTATATTTCTTTAAGTTCCTTATACTCCTTTTCAGAATACCCTCTGCTTTCAAAATGCTGTGCCCAAAATTCAATACCTTCGAATCCTTCTGTATAAGCTTTTTTGAATATTTCTTCTAGGGAAGAGTTCCACATTAATGTAGAGCTAAAATACACTGGTATCATATTCTTTTCACTCCTTTATTTTGTTGTCTATACTTTTTTATCTACGTTTTTTCTGCTTATATTTTTTCATTTTTACTTTAAGAATACATTTCGTTTATGTTAAGTATTGGTTATTTATTTTCATTTTTTTATTTTTGCACATTTTATTGCAAAAATTTATTAGAATATAGTATAATTTATATATCTAGGAGGGATTTTATGGACTTGTGGACTAATATTTTAGAAAAGCATGAATATCTTACACCCAGCGAAGTCATTATTGTAGATTACCTTTTAAAAAATAAAAAGGACATTCTCT
The genomic region above belongs to Clostridium sp. AWRP and contains:
- a CDS encoding iron ABC transporter permease — protein: MSFKVSNGYSLGNYGELLKSQRTILSIKNTIIIGAVSNLISMLLGAIFAFMIAYTNIKRKKLMELLVLLPFIIPSYIVTLSWSNLLLPNGTINNIIAKLGMGKINIYSIPGIVFVLGISNVPIVYLITLNMLRKIPRDLEWASRVLGYNKWETLYKINLPQVMPALIGGGILSFLAAIDNFAVPAFLGISSGIPVLSTYIYEKAIAFGPASFNYAAVLSVIISIIAIVGTVLQGLLVKKSINIDSIKDDYSVRIEFSKNVRKSVEIITFVFLTSINIIPIITMITSSFQKAYGTKFTLKTISFENYSFLFNNEGVRSSILNSLVLATTATIFCIIIGTFIAYIKVRKDSESMKLGEMAATLTYAVPGIVLALAMIFHWVEPLPGIRPGIYGTIKILIIAYVTRYLILQIKGSTSAVITVEETVEEAARVAGASKIKIWFNIMIPLLSKQVLSSAFLIYISAMTELTISSMLASAGTKTIGLTIFNFQQAGNYNISSAMSTIIVLLVLTIYFIPKLIKIKNFRGDKDVN
- a CDS encoding ABC transporter substrate-binding protein → MSKIKRILIGFLAVATISTGLLGCQQKKDAKKTSLDGEITLYTSQPEEDIQKLIQGFNKKQPGIKVKVFRSGTEEVVSKVLAEKASSSVQADVLFVSDAVTFQTLKNKDMLLTYKSPELKGINSQFIDKDNMFTGTKVISTGIVINTNKVKTEPKSFNDLLEAEAKGNVIMPSPLYSGASAYNLSVVTRTKGLGWNFYEGLKKNEVTVDKGNGGIIKAVADGQKAYGIVVDYMAVRAAKQGSPVKFIYPSEGVPVITEPIGILKTTKKAKLAQAFVDYVLSKDGQTSEASMGYAPIKSDVKAPEGLKTITELKTISGDNEELLNAREGDKKKFSSIFN
- a CDS encoding sugar phosphate isomerase/epimerase family protein, whose protein sequence is MIPVYFSSTLMWNSSLEEIFKKAYTEGFEGIEFWAQHFESRGYSEKEYKELKEIYPIKTIIHSYSWDLNMSSINERIRATSINEIFKAVDLAYNLSAEEVTVHPGKESIVCFKEYQKKLLRASLKDILEYSRKKKMKISIEIMEKIAKELITTDIELKDVLKDLYWEFTYTVDTAHCSNEYEVMHYLENIHGISKIHISNKNGNKIHIPLNQGDYDFSKLIFSLAKKNKPLVIEGFDDSNEVSVLNNDINYIKSIKEEFLCQR